One genomic segment of Candidatus Bipolaricaulota bacterium includes these proteins:
- the eno gene encoding phosphopyruvate hydratase produces the protein MKIKQIKAREILDSRGNPTVEATVTLANNVSATASVPSGASTGVHEALELRDGGKRYGGRGVLRAVGNIEKVIAPKLRNINVVDQKKIDRLMIQLDGTQNKKRLGANAILGVSLACARAAAKAQKKPLYKYLNQTFKFGKITKMPYPTMNILNGGKHADNGLAIQEFMIIPKMKKFSERVRCGVEIFHALKSILKDRDLISLVGDEGGFAPRVKNNEEAIKLIVAAVKKAGYKLGGNVKLGMDLAASEFYANKKYLLEGKPISAEAMMNVLERWLAKYPFELIEDPLAEDDWENWTEITRRLGKKASLVGDDFFVTNIKRLKKGMENSAANAILIKLNQIGSLSETMETIKLAQKSDYKVIVSHRSGETTDDFIADLSVAVGSDYIKTGSLSRGERVCKYNRLMEIETELKF, from the coding sequence ATGAAAATAAAACAAATTAAAGCCAGGGAAATTTTGGATTCTCGAGGCAATCCGACCGTCGAGGCGACAGTTACTTTAGCCAATAATGTCAGCGCCACGGCGTCCGTGCCCTCGGGCGCGTCAACGGGCGTTCACGAGGCGCTAGAGCTTCGTGACGGGGGCAAGCGTTACGGCGGCCGAGGAGTTTTGCGCGCGGTTGGAAATATCGAAAAAGTCATCGCCCCCAAATTGAGAAATATAAACGTGGTCGATCAAAAGAAAATCGATCGTTTGATGATCCAGCTGGACGGAACGCAGAACAAAAAAAGATTGGGCGCCAACGCTATTTTGGGAGTGTCATTGGCCTGCGCCAGAGCGGCGGCCAAAGCTCAGAAAAAACCGCTCTATAAATACTTGAATCAAACGTTCAAATTCGGCAAGATAACGAAGATGCCTTATCCGACCATGAATATTTTGAACGGAGGCAAGCATGCGGATAATGGTTTAGCCATTCAGGAATTCATGATTATTCCCAAGATGAAAAAGTTTTCGGAGCGGGTGCGTTGCGGCGTTGAAATATTTCACGCTTTAAAATCGATTTTGAAAGATCGCGATCTGATTTCTCTTGTCGGTGATGAGGGCGGTTTCGCTCCGAGAGTGAAAAATAATGAAGAGGCGATTAAATTGATCGTGGCGGCCGTGAAAAAAGCCGGCTACAAACTCGGCGGCAACGTGAAATTGGGCATGGACTTGGCCGCTTCCGAATTTTACGCCAACAAAAAATACCTGCTCGAAGGCAAGCCTATCTCGGCCGAGGCGATGATGAATGTTTTGGAAAGATGGCTCGCAAAATATCCGTTCGAATTGATCGAAGATCCGCTGGCCGAAGACGATTGGGAAAACTGGACTGAAATTACCCGCAGGCTCGGTAAAAAAGCAAGTCTGGTCGGAGATGATTTTTTCGTTACGAATATTAAAAGATTGAAAAAGGGAATGGAGAATTCGGCGGCCAACGCGATTTTGATTAAGTTGAATCAAATCGGCAGTTTGAGTGAAACAATGGAAACAATTAAGTTGGCTCAAAAAAGCGATTATAAAGTTATCGTTTCTCATCGCTCGGGCGAAACTACGGATGATTTTATCGCTGACTTGTCCGTGGCCGTGGGTTCCGATTACATTAAAACCGGATCGTTGTCCCGCGGCGAGAGAGTGTGTAAATACAATAGATTGATGGAAATAGAAACCGAATTGAAATTCTAA